In Candidatus Sodalis pierantonius str. SOPE, one DNA window encodes the following:
- the pykF gene encoding pyruvate kinase PykF: MKKTKIVCTIGPKTESEEVLSNLLDAGMNVMRLNFSHGDYEEHGQRIKNLRAVLKRTGQQAAILLDTKDPEIRTMKLVNGADVSLRAGQTFTTDQSVVGNSEHVAVTYPGFTQDLAVGNTVLVDDGLLGMTVTSVTQNEVVCNVLNNGDLGENKGVNLPGVSIALPALAEKDKRDLIFGCEQGVDFIAASFIRKRSDVLEIREHLQQHGGEHIQIISKIENQEGLNNFDEILEASDGIMVARGDLGVEIPVEEVIFAQKMMIEKCNRARKVVITATQMLDSMIKNPRPTRAEAGDVANAILDGTDAVMLSGESAKGKYPLEAVTIMATICQRTDRMLPSRIDGQHDSRKLRITEAVCRGAVETAEKLESPLIVVATEGGKSAKSVRKYFPKAEILALTTNPLTARQLLLSKGVACQLVEEIASTDDFYRIGKAMALETGLAAKGDIIVMVSSALVPSGTTNTASVHML, from the coding sequence ATGAAAAAGACTAAAATTGTTTGTACCATCGGCCCGAAAACTGAATCCGAAGAGGTACTGTCCAACCTGCTCGACGCGGGGATGAACGTGATGCGTCTCAACTTTTCCCACGGCGACTATGAAGAGCACGGGCAGCGCATCAAAAATCTGCGCGCGGTTCTGAAGAGAACGGGTCAACAGGCCGCCATCCTGCTTGATACCAAAGACCCCGAAATCCGCACCATGAAGCTTGTAAACGGCGCCGACGTTTCACTGCGCGCGGGCCAAACCTTTACTACCGATCAGAGCGTGGTTGGCAACAGCGAGCACGTGGCGGTCACCTACCCCGGGTTCACCCAGGATCTGGCCGTAGGCAATACCGTGCTGGTGGATGACGGACTGTTGGGCATGACCGTCACCAGCGTCACCCAGAATGAGGTGGTGTGCAATGTGCTGAACAATGGCGATCTCGGCGAAAATAAAGGGGTCAACCTGCCTGGCGTGTCCATTGCCCTACCGGCGCTGGCGGAAAAAGACAAACGCGATCTGATTTTCGGCTGCGAGCAAGGGGTGGATTTTATCGCCGCCTCGTTTATCCGCAAGCGTTCCGACGTACTGGAAATTCGTGAACATTTGCAGCAGCACGGTGGCGAACATATCCAGATCATCTCTAAAATCGAAAACCAGGAAGGCCTGAACAATTTCGACGAAATTCTGGAAGCGTCCGACGGCATCATGGTGGCCCGCGGCGATCTCGGCGTCGAAATTCCGGTGGAAGAAGTCATCTTCGCCCAGAAAATGATGATCGAGAAGTGTAACCGGGCGCGCAAGGTCGTCATTACCGCCACCCAGATGCTCGACTCGATGATCAAAAATCCTCGCCCAACCCGCGCGGAAGCCGGCGACGTGGCCAACGCCATTCTTGACGGCACGGATGCGGTGATGCTGTCCGGCGAGAGCGCCAAAGGAAAATATCCGCTGGAAGCCGTTACCATTATGGCCACCATTTGCCAGCGCACCGATCGTATGCTGCCGAGCCGTATTGACGGTCAGCACGACAGCCGCAAGTTGCGCATTACCGAAGCCGTTTGCCGCGGCGCGGTGGAAACCGCGGAAAAATTGGAATCGCCTTTGATCGTGGTCGCGACAGAAGGCGGGAAATCCGCCAAGTCGGTACGAAAATATTTCCCGAAAGCGGAAATCCTGGCGTTGACCACCAATCCGCTGACCGCCCGCCAGTTGCTGCTGAGCAAAGGGGTTGCCTGCCAGTTAGTGGAAGAGATCGCGTCGACCGATGATTTTTACCGCATCGGTAAAGCCATGGCGTTAGAAACCGGCTTGGCGGCCAAAGGCGATATTATCGTCATGGTGTCCAGCGCGCTGGTGCCGAGCGGCACCACCAACACCGCCTCGGTGCATATGCTGTAA
- a CDS encoding IS5-like element ISSoEn1 family transposase, protein MAKQKFKITNWPAYNNALRQRGDLTVWLDESAIAAWTESTPPEHRGRPLHYTDMAITTVLMIKRVFNLSLRALQGFVDSIFKLMGLSLRCPDYSLVSRRAKTVDISIKTPTRGEISHLVIDGTGLKIFGEGEWKVRQHGAERRRVWRKLHLAVDSATHEIICADLSLSGTTDAQALPGLINQTHRKIREASADSAYDTRYCHDALLRKKIKPLIPPRSGAQYWPARYHERNHAVANQHLSGNNDTWKKKVGYHRRSLAETAMFRFKILLGGHLSLHDYDAQVGEAMAMVKALNRITLLGMPNSVRIM, encoded by the coding sequence ATGGCAAAGCAAAAGTTTAAAATTACCAACTGGCCCGCATATAACAATGCGCTCAGGCAGCGGGGGGACCTGACAGTATGGCTTGATGAGTCAGCCATTGCTGCATGGACTGAGAGTACACCACCTGAACATCGTGGCCGGCCGCTTCACTACACCGATATGGCCATTACCACGGTTCTGATGATAAAGCGCGTGTTTAACCTTTCGCTCCGGGCGTTACAGGGTTTCGTTGACTCGATTTTTAAACTGATGGGGCTGTCGCTGCGCTGCCCAGATTACTCTCTGGTCAGCCGGCGAGCAAAAACCGTCGACATCAGCATAAAAACGCCAACCCGCGGCGAAATCTCACACCTGGTCATCGATGGCACCGGCCTGAAAATCTTCGGCGAAGGCGAATGGAAAGTCAGGCAGCATGGGGCTGAGAGGCGCAGAGTATGGCGCAAGCTTCATCTGGCAGTAGATAGCGCGACACATGAAATTATCTGTGCCGATTTATCGCTAAGCGGTACGACAGATGCGCAGGCGCTGCCCGGGCTGATTAACCAAACCCACCGGAAAATCAGGGAAGCGTCGGCTGACAGTGCTTACGATACGCGTTACTGTCATGATGCTCTGCTGAGGAAAAAAATAAAGCCGCTTATCCCACCGCGAAGTGGTGCGCAATATTGGCCAGCTCGATACCATGAGCGTAACCATGCGGTGGCAAATCAGCATCTGAGCGGCAATAACGATACCTGGAAAAAGAAAGTAGGTTATCACCGGCGTTCACTGGCTGAAACGGCCATGTTCCGGTTTAAAATACTTCTGGGTGGTCATCTGAGTCTGCATGACTATGACGCGCAGGTAGGTGAGGCTATGGCAATGGTCAAAGCGCTTAACCGGATCACGTTGTTAGGAATGCCAAACAGCGTCCGCATCATGTAA
- a CDS encoding major outer membrane lipoprotein: MNRTKLVLGAVILGSILLTGCSSNAKIDQLFSDVQTLNAKVDQISNDVNALRFDVQAAKDDAARANQRLDNQATSYRK; this comes from the coding sequence ATGAATCGTACTAAACTGGTACTGGGCGCGGTAATTCTGGGTTCCATTCTGCTGACTGGTTGCTCGAGCAACGCTAAAATCGATCAGCTGTTCTCCGACGTTCAGACTCTGAACGCCAAGGTTGACCAGATCAGCAACGACGTGAACGCTCTGCGCTTCGACGTACAGGCTGCTAAAGACGACGCTGCCCGTGCTAACCAACGTCTGGACAACCAAGCCACCTCTTACCGTAAGTAA
- a CDS encoding IS256-like element ISSoEn2 family transposase, with protein MDEKQLQALANELAKNLKTPEDLSHFDRLLKKISVEAALNAEMTHHLGYDKNQPKPGTNARNGYSTKTVTTGDGPLALRTPRDRDGSFEPQLVKKNQTRITGMDNQILSLYAKGMTTREIAAAFKELYDAAVSPALVSKVTDAVMEQVVEWQNRPLDAVYPIVYLDCIVLKVRQDSRIINKSVFLALGINIEGQKELLGMWLAENEGAKFWLNVLTELKNRGLNDILIACVDGLKGFPDAINAVYPEARLQLCIVHMVRNSLRFVSWKDYKAVTRDLKAIYQAPTEEAGLQALEAFSSAWDIRYPQISRSWQANWANLATFFAYPTDIRKVIYTTNAIESLNSVIRHAIKKRKVFPTDDAVKKVVWLAIQAASQKWTMPLRDWRMAMSRFIIEFGDRLDGHF; from the coding sequence ATGGACGAAAAACAGTTGCAGGCTCTGGCTAACGAACTGGCCAAAAATCTCAAAACCCCTGAAGATCTCAGTCACTTCGATCGGCTGCTGAAAAAAATCAGCGTCGAAGCAGCTCTCAATGCTGAAATGACCCATCACCTCGGCTACGATAAAAATCAGCCTAAACCGGGGACCAACGCCCGCAACGGCTATTCCACAAAAACCGTTACCACTGGCGATGGCCCGCTGGCGCTGCGTACTCCGCGCGATCGTGACGGTTCCTTTGAACCGCAACTGGTGAAGAAGAACCAGACCCGGATTACCGGGATGGATAACCAGATTTTATCGTTGTACGCCAAAGGGATGACCACCCGCGAGATCGCCGCCGCGTTCAAAGAGCTGTATGACGCCGCTGTCTCGCCGGCTCTGGTCTCAAAGGTCACCGATGCGGTCATGGAGCAGGTTGTCGAATGGCAAAACCGGCCTCTGGATGCAGTCTATCCCATTGTTTATCTTGATTGTATCGTTCTAAAAGTCCGGCAGGACAGCCGCATCATCAACAAATCTGTGTTCCTGGCGCTGGGCATCAACATCGAAGGCCAGAAAGAGTTGCTAGGTATGTGGCTGGCCGAAAATGAAGGCGCAAAGTTCTGGCTGAACGTGCTGACAGAGCTGAAAAACCGCGGCCTGAACGATATCCTTATCGCCTGCGTAGACGGGCTGAAAGGTTTCCCTGACGCTATTAACGCGGTGTATCCGGAGGCGCGGCTCCAGCTGTGTATCGTACATATGGTGCGCAACAGCCTGCGGTTCGTCTCCTGGAAGGACTACAAGGCCGTCACCCGCGACCTGAAAGCTATCTATCAGGCCCCTACGGAAGAAGCCGGCTTGCAGGCGCTGGAAGCGTTCTCCAGTGCCTGGGACATCCGCTACCCGCAAATAAGTCGAAGCTGGCAGGCAAACTGGGCCAATCTGGCCACGTTCTTTGCCTACCCAACGGACATCCGCAAGGTGATCTACACGACCAACGCCATCGAGTCGTTAAACAGCGTGATCCGGCATGCCATCAAAAAGCGCAAGGTGTTCCCGACCGACGACGCAGTGAAAAAGGTGGTGTGGCTGGCGATACAGGCGGCCTCACAGAAATGGACAATGCCTTTGAGGGACTGGCGCATGGCAATGAGCCGCTTTATTATCGAGTTCGGTGACCGCTTGGACGGTCACTTCTGA
- the istA gene encoding IS21-like element ISSoEn3 family transposase, producing MARKKKKARTEMCIYINVLRMKFEQRRSNRTIAAALGIGCTTVHDILGRFTVANLVWPLPAELSPVDLDRLLYPGKSRKVINTLPSWLDIDTELSRKGMTKQLLWMEYQSAVGGDALGYSQFCALFRDWKKKQRRSMRMKHKAGEKLFIDFCGPTVPIVNPATGSVRQVAIFVAAMGVSGYAYIEACEGQDMASWLNANSRCLHFMGGVPELMIPDNLRSAVSTPDRYEPVINQSYQALANHYETVVLPARPRKPKDKAKAESTVQLVERWVLARLRKRRFYSLAELNQVIRELNHELNLRPMRHYGGQSRLERFEQLDKPALGPLPPTQWEYSEYLVARVGPDYHIDYGKNWYSVPHPLVGERVDVIATQWLVQIHHKGVCVATHPRSDNAYRHTTQAAHMPANHKGQSQWTPERLCSWALSVGVCTLKVVESIQKSKAHPEQAYRSVLGLLNLQRRYETTRLEKACALALEKGCINRSFIANVLKHGRESEVTQDGAGVSMLVHENLRGPDSYH from the coding sequence ATGGCACGTAAAAAGAAGAAAGCGAGAACGGAAATGTGCATCTATATTAATGTCTTACGTATGAAATTCGAGCAGCGTCGCTCGAATCGCACTATCGCAGCAGCGCTCGGCATAGGCTGTACTACCGTGCACGATATCCTCGGCCGATTCACGGTAGCTAACCTGGTCTGGCCATTGCCGGCGGAACTGTCCCCCGTCGACCTCGACCGCCTGCTCTATCCCGGCAAATCCAGAAAAGTTATCAATACCTTACCCAGCTGGCTTGATATCGATACCGAGTTAAGCCGCAAGGGCATGACCAAGCAGCTGCTCTGGATGGAATATCAGTCCGCCGTGGGCGGTGATGCCCTCGGTTACTCACAGTTTTGTGCACTGTTCCGTGACTGGAAAAAGAAGCAGCGGCGTTCCATGCGCATGAAGCACAAGGCTGGAGAAAAGCTCTTCATCGACTTCTGTGGCCCCACCGTACCTATCGTCAACCCTGCGACCGGTAGCGTACGCCAGGTCGCTATCTTCGTCGCTGCCATGGGCGTGTCAGGCTATGCGTATATCGAAGCCTGCGAAGGCCAGGACATGGCATCGTGGCTCAACGCCAATAGCCGCTGCCTGCACTTCATGGGTGGGGTTCCGGAGCTGATGATACCTGATAATCTGCGCAGCGCTGTCAGCACCCCTGACCGCTATGAGCCGGTCATAAACCAGAGCTACCAGGCGCTGGCAAATCACTATGAGACAGTGGTGCTACCGGCGCGCCCGAGAAAACCGAAAGACAAGGCGAAGGCAGAATCAACTGTGCAGCTGGTAGAACGCTGGGTTTTGGCCCGGTTGCGTAAACGTAGGTTCTACTCGCTGGCCGAACTCAACCAGGTGATACGAGAACTCAATCATGAGTTGAATCTGCGCCCGATGCGTCATTACGGCGGACAAAGTCGCCTTGAACGCTTCGAGCAGCTGGACAAACCGGCTCTTGGGCCTCTACCGCCCACACAATGGGAATACAGTGAGTATCTCGTTGCCCGAGTGGGACCTGATTACCACATAGACTACGGCAAAAACTGGTACTCGGTGCCGCATCCGCTGGTTGGCGAGCGCGTTGACGTCATCGCCACCCAATGGCTGGTGCAAATCCACCATAAGGGCGTCTGCGTGGCTACGCACCCTCGCAGCGATAACGCCTATAGGCACACGACTCAGGCGGCGCACATGCCGGCTAACCATAAGGGGCAGAGTCAGTGGACGCCGGAAAGGCTGTGCAGTTGGGCGCTGTCGGTGGGTGTGTGCACACTGAAAGTGGTCGAGTCCATCCAAAAGAGCAAAGCCCATCCGGAGCAGGCTTACCGCTCCGTGCTGGGGCTACTCAATCTGCAACGGCGCTATGAGACGACGCGACTGGAGAAGGCCTGCGCGCTGGCGTTGGAGAAAGGGTGCATTAACCGCTCTTTCATAGCCAACGTATTGAAACACGGTCGTGAAAGTGAGGTCACCCAGGACGGAGCCGGCGTATCAATGCTGGTTCACGAAAACCTCCGAGGTCCGGACAGTTATCACTAA
- the sufE gene encoding cysteine desulfuration protein SufE, with translation MANLPDKDKLLRNFSRCGNWEEKYLYIIELGGHLPPLPAGMRTADHLIAGCQSQVWIVMAADDNGHVQLYGDSDAAIVKGLIAMVFILYQGMTPAEIVTYDVRPFFDSLALTQHLTPSRSQGLEAMVRGIRAQATAQP, from the coding sequence ATGGCGAATCTGCCTGATAAAGATAAATTGCTGCGCAATTTTTCCCGCTGCGGCAATTGGGAAGAGAAGTACCTGTATATTATCGAGCTGGGCGGCCATTTACCGCCCCTGCCGGCGGGCATGCGCACCGCGGATCATCTTATCGCCGGCTGCCAAAGTCAGGTGTGGATCGTTATGGCGGCTGATGACAATGGCCACGTCCAGCTGTACGGCGACAGCGATGCCGCGATTGTTAAGGGCCTCATCGCGATGGTGTTTATTCTCTATCAGGGCATGACGCCGGCGGAAATCGTTACCTACGACGTGCGGCCTTTTTTCGACAGCCTGGCGCTCACTCAGCACCTGACGCCGTCCCGGTCGCAGGGGCTGGAGGCCATGGTGCGGGGTATTCGCGCCCAAGCCACCGCGCAGCCCTAA
- the sufS gene encoding cysteine desulfurase SufS, translated as MTYPIARIRSDFPILARQVNDRPLTYLDSAASAQKPNTVIDCESDYYRQGYAAVHRGIHTLSSEATTRMENVRQQVARFINAALADEIVFVKGTTEGINLVANSWGRHNLRPGDNIVITEMEHHTNIVPWQMLAEEKQLLLRYFPLLPDGTLDIARLPALIDERTRLFAVTQVSNVLGTRNPLPELIAQVRAASDAVVLVDGAQGIMHQKVDVQALDCDFYVFSGHKLYGPSGIGILYAKKALLDAMPPWEGGGSMIRTVSLTEGTTFNDAPWRFEAGSPHTAGMMGLGAAIDYVEQVGLDNIQAYAHELMRYTLEALQQVSNLTLYGPADRTGVIAFNLGQHHAYDVGSFLDQYGIAIRTGHHCAMPLMAYFRVASMCRASLAMYTDRDDIDRLVAGLVRVQRLLG; from the coding sequence ATGACCTATCCCATTGCGCGAATCCGGTCTGATTTTCCTATTCTGGCGCGGCAGGTGAACGACCGGCCGCTGACCTATCTCGACAGCGCGGCGAGTGCGCAAAAGCCTAACACCGTCATCGATTGTGAAAGCGACTACTATCGCCAGGGATACGCCGCGGTACACCGCGGTATTCATACACTAAGCAGTGAAGCCACGACCCGCATGGAGAACGTGCGGCAACAGGTGGCGCGCTTTATTAACGCCGCGCTTGCGGACGAAATTGTTTTCGTTAAAGGCACCACCGAGGGCATCAATCTGGTGGCCAACAGCTGGGGACGGCACAATCTGCGGCCCGGCGACAATATTGTCATCACCGAGATGGAACATCACACCAATATTGTTCCCTGGCAAATGCTAGCCGAGGAAAAGCAGCTGTTGCTGCGCTACTTCCCGCTGCTGCCCGACGGTACCCTCGACATTGCCCGACTGCCGGCATTGATTGACGAGCGTACCCGTCTGTTCGCCGTCACCCAGGTATCCAATGTGCTCGGCACCCGCAATCCGCTGCCGGAACTTATCGCCCAGGTGCGCGCGGCGAGCGACGCGGTGGTGTTGGTCGACGGCGCGCAGGGCATCATGCATCAGAAGGTGGACGTGCAGGCGCTGGACTGCGATTTTTATGTGTTCTCAGGGCACAAGCTCTACGGCCCCTCGGGCATTGGTATCCTCTACGCTAAAAAAGCGCTGCTGGACGCCATGCCGCCATGGGAAGGCGGTGGCTCCATGATCCGCACCGTCAGCTTGACTGAGGGCACCACCTTTAATGATGCGCCCTGGCGTTTCGAGGCAGGTTCGCCCCATACCGCCGGGATGATGGGGCTGGGCGCCGCCATCGACTACGTTGAGCAAGTGGGGCTTGACAATATTCAGGCCTACGCGCATGAGCTGATGCGCTATACCCTCGAAGCGCTACAGCAGGTGTCGAACCTGACGCTGTACGGGCCCGCCGATCGCACCGGCGTCATCGCTTTTAATTTGGGGCAGCATCATGCCTATGATGTTGGCAGTTTTCTTGACCAGTACGGCATCGCCATCCGCACCGGCCACCATTGCGCCATGCCGCTGATGGCGTATTTCCGGGTGGCCAGTATGTGCCGTGCGTCCCTTGCGATGTACACTGACCGCGACGATATTGACCGGCTGGTGGCCGGTCTCGTGCGGGTGCAGCGTTTGCTGGGCTGA